ATATTGATCACCAATAATTTTTTGGAGCGTTTTATCATCGGGGAAATCATACATTGTTCCATGTCCGCCTGCCAGATAAACCACATCAAAATTGTCATTTTCCACTTCCTTAAGGCTTCTGCTATTTTTCAACAATTCACGGAAGGAATTGTCATCACAATATTTTTTAGATATCTTATCCAGGGTAAAAAATTTCAGGCTCTCTGGATCTATAGGAACATCACCACCATTGGGACTTGCAATGGTAACATCATAGCCTTTTTCTTTTGCTGCCTGATAGATATGGGTCACTTCACTTAACCATAGGCCAGTAGGATAATTCCCACTTGCATACATATTGATATTGGTAACAATAATTAATATTTTAATAAGATTCATTGTATAAGTATTTTTATACAACAAAGGTCCAAAACATCCGATGAGTTATTGTAACTTAAATAAGGTAAGTTGTAACAGAATCTCTGTTTTATTGATCTATTTCAAACTCCAAACCCAATAAAAAATAAAAAAGATGGGTGGTAATTATTACCACCCATCTTTTCAATATTTATTAATATTAATGCATTCGTTAAATTAGAGTACCTTTTTCATTAATTAAATGAGGCTCTGAATTCCAGAGGTGAAAAAGTAGTACGGTTTTTAAACAGACGATGAAATGATTGTGGATGCTCAAACCCTAAATGATAAGCGATTTCTGATACAGACAATTCCGTCGTTGACAATAATTCTTTGGCTTTCTCTATCAATCGGTTCTGAATATGCTGTTGGGTTGTCTTTCCCGTCTGAACCCGGAGCATATCGCTTAAATAGTTGGCACTTAGATTCAATTCACTTGCTATTAAGTGAACAGAAGGTATTCCATTGATTACTAAATTATCATTCTTGAAATAACCATCCAGTAAGTTTTCCAACTTTGTAAGTAAATCATTATTCGCCTTTTTTCTCGTTAAAAACTGACGGTTATAGAAACGGTCACAGTATTTAAGCAAAAGCTCAATATTGGAAACCAGCAGATCCTGTGTAAAATTATCCATATTGCCTTCAATTTCATTTCCAACGTTATGAATGATATCCATAACAGAGGTTTCTTCTTTTTCTGAAAGGTGCAACGCCTCATTGGTCGCATAAGAGAAATAACCATAATCTTTAACCTGCGATGCTAAAGGATATCCCTGAAAGAAATCAGGATGCACTACCAAAACAAAGCCCTTTACACCATTCAGAAGCACATCTTCAAATTGGAGTACCTGATGAGGGGCAATGAAATACATGATCCCTTCATCAAAATCATAATACTGTTGTCCATATCTGCACTTACCTCCTGCACATTCCTTTTTCAATGCAATAACATAAAAATCTGTAGTAATTGCATTTAGGATCGTTTCCGGTTCCAGATTGACATCATCAAAATTGAACACACTAATCAGTGGATTCGACGGTTTTTTCAATCCTAGAAACTGATGCAGGGCATTAATTGACGAAACCTTTTCTGGAGTTTTCATATTTTGATTTTCTGATT
The window above is part of the Chryseobacterium sp. MA9 genome. Proteins encoded here:
- a CDS encoding type 1 glutamine amidotransferase domain-containing protein; amino-acid sequence: MNLIKILIIVTNINMYASGNYPTGLWLSEVTHIYQAAKEKGYDVTIASPNGGDVPIDPESLKFFTLDKISKKYCDDNSFRELLKNSRSLKEVENDNFDVVYLAGGHGTMYDFPDDKTLQKIIGDQYESGKIVAAICHGVGGLLNVKLSNGNYLIKEKKLTGYNWFEEGLAGRKKKVPFNLEETLKNQGSDYRKALIPMTSKVVVDGNLITGQNPFSSKKMAKVILRELDKQIAQSKIIDNNQH
- a CDS encoding AraC family transcriptional regulator, whose product is MKTPEKVSSINALHQFLGLKKPSNPLISVFNFDDVNLEPETILNAITTDFYVIALKKECAGGKCRYGQQYYDFDEGIMYFIAPHQVLQFEDVLLNGVKGFVLVVHPDFFQGYPLASQVKDYGYFSYATNEALHLSEKEETSVMDIIHNVGNEIEGNMDNFTQDLLVSNIELLLKYCDRFYNRQFLTRKKANNDLLTKLENLLDGYFKNDNLVINGIPSVHLIASELNLSANYLSDMLRVQTGKTTQQHIQNRLIEKAKELLSTTELSVSEIAYHLGFEHPQSFHRLFKNRTTFSPLEFRASFN